The DNA region TCACCGGTGCGGCAGCCGCCGCCGGCGCCGCCGGCTACCACCTGGTGCTCTCGCCCATCGGCGCGGGCGACCTCGATGAGCTGCGCCGCCTCGCCAGCCAGCGGATGCTCGACGGCGCGCTGCTGATGGAGGTGCAGCTGCACGATCCCCGGGTGGACGTGCTGCGGGAGATCGGCGTACCGCAGGTGTTGATCGGCCGCACCGCCGACACCACCGGCTTGTCCTACGTAGATATCGACTTCGACCGGACGGTCCGGGACGCCGTCGGCTATCTGGTCGGCCTCGGCCATCGCCGGATCGTCTACGTCAACCACTCCGCCGACGCCGTTGCCGCAGGCTACGGCCCGGCGCTGCGGACCCGAGACGCGTTCGCCACCGCGATGGCCGAACACGGCTTGACGCCACTGACGACCTTCGCCGAGGACAGCGCGGCCGGGGGCCGGGCCGCACTGGCCACCGCTCTGCGGCTGGCACCCGACCTGACCGCGATTCTCGCCATGAACGAGAGTGCCGTCTTCGGCCTGCTCGGCGAGCTGACCGCCCGGGGCCGGACCGTGCCCGGCGACGTCTCGGTCGTCTCCATGGTCACCTCGCCCCAGGTCGCCGATCTGGCGACGCCCGCACTGACCGCCATGAACTCGCCCGGCTCCGCGCTGGGCCGGATCGCCATCGAGACGCTGCTGCGGCACGTCGACGGTGGCAGCGACGAAGTCCACCAGCAACTACTGCCGTGCACGTTGGAGATCCGAGGGTCCAGCGGCTCTCCGCGTACCCGAAGCGACACCGCGCGCGGCGACGGGGCCGGCGGCGACCCGCCGACCCCCGACACCGAAGTAGCCCGCCGCCGCGCTGGCACGCGGCGACGGGCTTGAGGAGTACCTGCTCGATACTCATCAGGGAGATTAGCAATGCGACGATTTCACAGAGTAGCCACGGCGGTCATGGTGGCCGCGCTCACGGCGACCGGGCTGACCGCCTGCGGCGACGACGCGGGCGACGGCGAGGCGAACGTTCTCAAGCTCTGGCACTACGAGAGCGAGAACAGCGCCATGGGCATCGCCTGGGACCGGGCGATCGAGATCTTCGAGGAAGAGCACCCAGGGGTGGAGGTGCGCTTCGAGCGCAAGGCGTTCGAGCAGATCCAGCAGAACGCGGGCATGATCATCAACTCCGATGAGGGCCCGGACATCATGGAGTACAACAAGGGCAACGCCACCGCCGGCCTGCTCTCCTCGCAGGGGCTGCTCGCCGACCTCACCGAGGAGGCGACCGCACGCGGCTGGGACACCGCGCTCAGCCCCAGCCTGCAGACCACCGCCCGGTACGACAACGGGGTGATGGGTTCGGGCGCCTGGTACGGCGTACCCAACTACGGCGAGTACGTGATGGTCTACTACAACACGGAACTCTTCGCCGAGCACGGGGTGAGCGTCCCGACCACCCTGGCCGAGATGACCGCCGCGATGGACACCTTCGTCGACGCGGGCATCACCCCGCTGGGCATGTCCGGCGCCGAGTACCCGGCCGGGCAGCTCTTCTATCTGCTCGCCCTCTCCCGCGCCGACCGGTCCTTCGTCAACGACTACCAGCTCTACGAGAACCCGGTCGACTTCCAGGCCGACCCGCTGCGTTACGGTGCCCAGACCTTCGCCGAGTGGGTCGAAAAGGGTTACGTGTCCAGCGACTCGGCCAGCCTCAAGGCCGAGGACATGGGCACCGCGTTCATCGCCGGCGACGTACCGATGATCGTCTCCGGTAGCTGGTGGTTCGGCCGGTTCAAGAGCGAGATCAGCTACGACTGGGACACCTTCCTCTTCCCGGGCACCACCCTGCACCCTGGCTCCTCGGGCAACATCTGGGTCGTGCCGGAGTCCAGCAAGGCCAAGAACCTGGCGTACGACTTCATCGACATCACCCTGCGCCCGGAGATCCAGGCGTTGATCGGCAACAACGGCGGAGTGCCGGTGGCCGGTGACCCGGCGACGATCAGCGACGAGAAGGACCGCAAGCTGATCGAGAACTTCAACACCATCAGCGCCCAGGACGGCCTCGCCTTCTACCCGGACTGGCCGGTTCCGGGCTACTACGACGTGCTGGTCTCCGGCCTGCAGGGGCTGATCAACCAGTCCAGGTCGCCCGAGGAGGTCCTCGACGCGATCGCCAAGCCCTATCAGGATGGCGTCGCGGAGATCACGCGCGACTGAGCGGCGGTCGGGACGGGCGCACACCCGGGGTACTCCGGTCGACCGGTCACCGTGCGCCCGTCCCGCCGTGGAGGGATCCCCATGGCAGTTCCCGAGACCGTCACCGCCGCCGGGCGGGCGACGGCGTCACCCCCGACCCAGTCACCCCCGACCCAGTCACCCCCGGCCGACCTGGCCCCGACCGGCCGGTCCGCGCGCCGGCCCGGCGGGCGCAAGGCCGTGTACTGGCTCTACCTGCTGCCCGGCGTGCTGCTGTTCCTGCTCGTCATCGGCGGTCCGCTCGGCTACACCGGCTACCTCTCGCTGACCAGGTGGTCCGGCGTGGGTGAGCCCCGGTTCACCGGGCTGACCAACTACCGGAACCTGTTCACCGACGACGTCTTCTGGACCTCGTTCCAGAACACGGTGGCGATGATCATCGCGATGGTGGTGCTGCCCACCCTGATCGGGCTGGTACTCGCCGCGGTGCTCTTCGACACCATCGGACGCCGGTTCCGTCCCCGCACCGCCGCCGCGTTGCGCGCCGCCTTCTACCTGCCGCAGGTGCTCCCGGTCGTGGTGGCCGGCATCATCTGGGGCTGGATCCTGCGCCCCGACGGGGCGCTCAACGGGCTGCTCGACGCGGTCGGGCTCGGCGCGTTGGGCCACGACTGGCTCGGCGACCCGGACAGCGCACTGCCGGTGGTGATGGCCGTGATGATCTGGGTGCAGCTCGGCTACCCGGTGGTCGTCTTCATGGCGGCGCTGGAGCGGGTCAACCCGGAGCTGTACGAGGCGGCCGAGATCGACGGCGCCGGCTGGTGGCAGCGGTTCCGGTCGATCACCCTGGCACAGATCCGCCCGGAGACCTTCGTGGTCGGCCTCACCTGCACCATCGCCGCGATGAAGGTGTTCGGCCCGATCTACGCGCTGACCCGTGGTGGCCCGGAGAACGCCACGAACGTGCCGTCCTACTTCGCCTACTACACGTTCTTCAAACGGCTGGAGGTCGGCTATGGCTCGGCGATCTCGATGGTGCTGACCCTGATCATCGTCCTGATAGCGGTGGGCTTCCTCGTGGCGCAGCACCGCGCCGAACGCCGGGGAGGGCTCTGATGGCCGCCGACCGGCACCACCGTGGGGTCAGCCGCTGGATCGTGCTCGCCCTGGTCACCGCAGCCGCACTCGTCATGCTGGTGCCGTTCGTGTTCATGCTGCTCAACGCATTCAAGGCACCGGGCGACTACTCCACCAACGGGCCGCTGTCCTGGCCGACCGAGTTCTACACCACCGGCCTGCGCACCTACTGGGAGCAGGTCGACTACCCGGTCAAGTTGTGGAACTCGATCCTCATCTCCGGCTCGGTCGCGGTCCTCGCCGTACTCGTCTCGCTGCTCAGCGCGTACGCGCTCGGCATCGGCCGGGTCCGTGGCCGGCTCTGGATCGTCGGCGTCTTCCTGCTGGCCAACATGCTTCCGCAGGAGGCGCTGGTCTACCCCCTCTACCACTTCGCCAAGGAGGCGGGGCTCTACAACACCCGGCTGGCGGTGATCATCATCTTCACGGTCATCCAGGCCGCCTTCGGCACCTACCTGCTCGCCTCGGTGCTCGGCACCTTCCCCCGCCAACTGTTGGAGGCCGCCGCGCTCGACGGCGCCGGCACCTGGCGGATCCTCTGGCGGGTGGTGTTGCCCAACATCCGCTCCACCATCTCGGTACTGCTGGTCTTCTTCTTCATCTGGACCTGGAACGAGTTTCTCATCCCCCTGGTCATGCTGATCGACAACCAGACCCAGACCGTCCCGGTCGCGCTCGCCTCGTTGCAGGGCGACCGGCTGATGGACGCACCCACCACCAACGCCGGAGCGCTGCTGAGCATCCTCCCGGCGATCATCTTCTTCATCGTCTTCCAGCGCACCCTCGCGCGCGGCGTCACGGCAGGAGCCGACAAGTGAAGTTCACCGACGGGTACTGGCAGTTGCGTCCCGGGGTCAGCGTGCTGCGCCCCGGCACGGTGGAGTCGGTGGAGGTGGAACCGGACGGACGCGCGCTGACCGTCTTCGCGCCGATCGGGAAGATCACCGGCCGCGGGGACACCCTCAACCGCCCGGTGATCACCGTACGGTTCTTCTCCCCCGCCCCCGGCGTGGCCGGGGTGACCATCGGACACCACTCCGGCGGCCTGCCCAAACAGCCCCGGTTCGCGATCGCCGACCGCACCGACCACCCGGTGCAGGTGACCGTCACCGGGCTCAGCGCGCGGCTGATCACCGGCGAGTTGACCGTCCGGGTGGCGCTGACCGGACCGTGGCGGGTCGACTTCCTGCGGGGTGACCGGCTGGTCACCTCCTCCTCCGAACGCAGCATCGGCGTGGTGACCGACGCCGAGGGGCACACCTACGTGCACGAACGGCTGGCCCTGGGCGTCGGCGAGACCATCTACGGACTGGGCGAACGGTTCGGGGCGTACGTCAAGAACGGCCAGACCGTCGACATCTGGAACGCCGACGGCGGCACCGCCAGCGAGCAGGCGTACAAGAACGTGCCCTTCTATCTCAGCGGCGCCGGCTACGGGGTGTTCGTGGACCACCCCGAGCACGTGTCGTTCGAGGTGGGCTCGGAGGTGGTCTCACAGACCCAGTTCAGCGTGCCGGGCCAGTCGCTCACCTACTACCTGTTCGACGGGCCCACCCCCAAGGACGTGCTGCGCCGGTACACCGCGCTGACCGGCCGGCCGGCCCGGGTGCCGGCCTGGTCGTACGGGCTCTGGCTCTCCACCTCGTTCACCACCTCGTACGACGAGAAGACGGTCACCGAGTTCATCGACGGGATGGCCGAACGGGACCTGCCGCTGTCGGTGTTCCACTTCGACTGCTTCTGGATGCGGCAGTTCCACTGGGTCGACTTCATCTGGGACCCGGCGACCTTCCCGGACCCCGAGGGGATGCTGCGCCGGCTGCACGAGCGTGGCCTGAAGGTCTGCGTCTGGATCAACCCGTACATCGCCCAGCGGTCGTACCTGTTCGAGGAGGGACGGCAGGCCGACTACCTGGTCCGCAACCCGGACGGTTCCATCTGGCAGTGGGACAAGTGGCAGGCCGGGATGGCGCTCGTCGACTTCACCAACCCTGCGGCGGTGCAGTGGTACGCGGGCAAGCTGAAGGTCCTGCTCGACATGGGAGTGGACTGTTTCAAGACCGACTTCGGCGAGCGCATCCCGACCGACGTCGTCTGGCACGACGGATCCGACCCGCAACGGATGCACAACTACTACTCGTACCTCTACAACAAGGCCGTCTTCGAGCTGCTGGAGGCCGAGCGCGGACCGGGCGAGGCGGTGCTCTTCGCCCGGTCCGCGACCGCCGGAGGCCAGCAGTTCCCGGTGCACTGGGGCGGCGACTGCGAGTCCACCTTCGTGGCGATGGCCGAGTCGCTGCGCGGCGGCCTGTCCCTGGCCGCGTCCGGCTTCGGCTACTGGAGCCACGACATCGGCGGCTTCGAGGGCACGCCGGACCCGGCCGTCTTCAAGCGCTGGATCGCCTTCGGGATGCTCTCCTCGCACTCACGGCTGCACGGCTCCGGCTCGTACCGGGTGCCGTGGGCGTACGACGACGAGGCGGTCGACGTGCTGCGCCGCTTCACCCGGCTCAAGCTGAGCCTCATCCCGTACCTGGCGGCGGCGGCCGAGGAGGCCCACCGCGACGGCGTACCGGTGATGCGGCCGATGATCGTGGAGTTCCCGGACGACCCGGCCACCGCGTACCTCGACCGGCAGTACATGCTCGGCCCGGACCTGCTCGTCGCCCCGGTGATGAGCGCGGACGGACAGGTCACCTACTACCTGCCCGCCGGCACCTGGACCCATCTGATGACCGGTGCCCAGGTCACCGGCCCAGGGTGGATCACCGAGAAGCACGGGTTCGACAGCGTACCCGTGCTGGCCCGGCCCGGCGCGGTCATCCCGTTCGGGACGGTCACCGACCGACCCGACTACCCCTGGGCCGACGGCGTGACGCTGCGGCTGTACGCACCGGTGCCGGGCCAGCGGACCCGGGTACGGGTGCCAGCACCCGACGGTGGCCCCGGCGCGGAGTTCGAGGTGTGCTACCAGGACGCAACGGCCACCGTGGACCTGGTCGCGGGTGAATCGTCGGGCTACCACTGCGAGGTGGTGCGGGCGGCGAGGTGACCGGGCTCAGTCCGGGACGCCGATGGCGGCGACCGGGCTGACCCGGGCGGCCCGGCGGGCCGGCGCCAACCCGGCCATCGCGGTGATGGCGCCCAGGGCCGCGACGATCACCAGCAGCTGGCCCGCCGGCAACACCAGTGGTGTGCCCAACTGCAATGCCTCGATCGCCAGCCAGGCCAGCGGTACGCCCAGGGCCAGGCCGAGCACCGCACCGACGATCCCGTACATGCCGGATTCCAGCAGGATCATCGCCCGTAGCCGGGGTCGGCTGAGGCCGAGCGCCCGCAGCAGGCCGACCTCCTGGGTGCGTTCCAGCACCGACAACGCGGTGGTGGTGCCGACCCCGACGACCGCTATCGCCACGGTCAGGGCGAGCAGTCCGAGCGCGATCAGGAACAGCGACGACATCTCCGACTCGACGGTCTCCCGGTAATCCGCCAGCACGCCCACGTCGGCGCCGTTGGCGACCGCGAGCTGCCGTACGGCGGCCACTGTCGCGCCGTGGTCGCCGCCGACGAAGTCGGCCAGCACCCCGGTCTCGGTGGGGTCGGTGCCACCGAGCAGAGCCAGGTCGCCCGAGGTCAGCACCACATCGGTGTCCAGCGGTGCGCGGCCGCCGAGCACCGCCGTGACGGTGACGCTCACCTGCCCTGCGTCACCGGTCAGGGTGATCTGGTCGCCGACGTCGGCCGCCAGATCCTGGGCCAGGTTCTGCGCGAGCACCGCCTGCCCCGGCCCGACGTTGGTCAACGTGCCGTCGTCGACGACCAGCGCCGCCATCCGGGGCAGCGCGTCGAGGTCGATGGTGACAGCCGTGTACGACAACTGGTCGGTGTTGAACGAGAGCAGCTCCACCGGGGTGACGTGGCGGAGTTCCTCCATCGCCCGCAACTGGTCGACGACCGCCGGGGTGAGCGGCTGGTCCCGGCCGACCACCATCAGGTCGGCCGGGGCGCGGGCGGCCATCGTCTGGTCGGTGAAGGCGCGCAGGCTGGCGGCGCCAACCGCCGCGCCACCGACGAGGGCCACCCCCAGGGCGACCACCACCGAGACTGCGGCGGCCCGGCGCGGCACTCCGCCGACCGTGCTCACCGCAAGGGTGCCGACCGGCCGGAGCTTGCGCAGCGGCCAACCGACGACTGCCAGCACCGGCCGGATCAGCAGCGGTCCGAGTGCGACGAGCGCACCGAACGCGAAGGCGCCGATCCCGACGATGCCCAGCAGCGTCCCTGCCGAATCCGGTGCCTCCGGTGCCGAGACGCGGGAGATGGTCAGCGCGACCGTGGCGCCCGACGCGGCGGCCAGCAGCAGCCCGACGAGCAGGCGCCCGGCGCTGATTCCCGACTCGGCGGTCACCGTGCCGGCGCTGCGCAACGCCTGCAGCGGCGGGACGTTCGCAGCGGCCAACGCCGGCACCAGTCCCGCGCCGGCGGTCAACACGACCGCCCCGACGATGACCGCCACCAGTGCCCCGACCGGCACCTCGGGCAGGGAGACCTGCTGCCCGGCGGCGGCGGCGAGCGCCGGTGCGGCCAGCCCGGCGCCGACCGCGAGCAGCACCCCGACGGTGCCGGCGAACAGGCCGACCAGCGCACCTTCGATGGTCAACGCCACGACGAGTTGCCGGCGGTGGGCGCCGATCAGGCGCAGCAACGCCAGCTGGCCCATCCGCTGGGCGAACACGATGCGGAACGTCGACGAGGCGACCAGCAGGGCGGCGACCACGGCGACGGCCAGGAACATCGCGGCGAGCGCGAAGACCTGGTCGAAGCGGGCCACGGCGTCCTGCGCCTCGGCCAGCCGTTTCGATTCGCCGGGCGCCGCGCTGGGGTACAGCTGCGGGTCGACCCGGTCGAGGTAGTTGAGGATCTCGTCCGAGAGCCCGCCGACGTCGGTCCCCGGCGCGGCGGCGACGTCGATCCGACCCCAGCCGACCGGGGTCGTCGTCACTGTCGCGAGCAGCGTGTCCGGCGTGTACGCCCGCTCCCAGTTGGCGTCCGGGCCGTCGACGACGCCGGTCACCGTCGCCGTCACCGGTGCGGCGGTCGGATCGCCGCCGTACAGCCGAAGGGTGGTGCCGGGTGTGACGCCGAGCCGTTCGACGGCGCGCTGGTTGACCGCGATCTCGCCGCCCGCTGTCGGATACCGTCCGGTGAGCAGCGTGGTCCGCGCCAGCGGTCCGGCACCGGGGTCGGTGACCAGCAGGATCGACGTGCCGGCCGACGGGTCGCCCACAGCGAGCTGGACCTCGTCGCGACCGACGGCCTGGCTGACGCCCGGGAACGCGGCGATCGCGGCACGCTGCTCGTCAGCGATCAGTGTGCCGTTCACGGTGACCACCAGGCTGGCGCCTGGTGGGGTGTCGCTGAAGGTGTCCAGCGTGGTGCGGGCGACGATCTCGTACGCGAGCACCCCGCCGGCCACCACGAACGCGGCGACCAGCACCGACAGGCCGGTGAGCAGCAGGCGGCCGGGTCGGGTCAGGATGCCGCGCAGCTGGGTACGCGGCACGGCGGTGTTGATGACACTCATCTTCAGAATGCCAGGTCAGGGAAGGTCAGCTCGACGCCGCTGCTCGCGCAGTGGCCCTCGGCGTTACTGCGCGCCTGGCTGATCTGCTCCGTGGTCGGACGCTCGCCCGCGCCGGTCGCCTTGACCCGGGACCAGTGGATGAAGCGGCCGACCTCAGTGCTGATCCCCTGATCGACGAACTGGGCGTAGCGAATCTTGCGCAGGTCTTGTTCCCACTGCTCGGCCTCGGCCGGTTCGCTCGGTGGGTTCTTCGTCTGGTCGAGCAACTGTTGGGCGAGCCGGCAGTCGGCGGCTGACGCCTGAGTCGGCCCGAACTGCTGCTGCCACAGGTAGTTGACGCCGAACGCGACAGCGGCCAGCACCGCGACGGTCACCACGCCGAGGAGGATCAGTCGCAGCGCGGCGGGGCGGCGGGTGCCGGTGTCGAACTGGGTGGTCATCAGATGCCTTCCGATCGTCGGGGTTCGCAACGATGACCATCGTCGGCCGGCGGGGGTGTCGGGCGCGTCGGCGCACGATCGGATCTGCGGGCCGGACCGGGTACGACCGTGGTCGTACGTCCCGTCCGATACCGGTCGCAACGCCCCAGGTCAGGGGAAGGGACGGACAGGTCACGGCCCGGAGTCCGGACAGGTCACGGCCCGGGACGGACCAGACCGATCCGGTACGCGAAGACGACGGCCTGCACCCGGTCCCGCAGGTCCAGTTTGGTGAGGATCCGCCCAAGGTGGGTCTTGACGGTCGCCTCGGCGACGTACAGCTGGCTGGCGATCTCGGTGTTGGACAGGCCGGCCGCGACCAGGGCGAGCACCTCACGTTCCCGGGCGGTCAGCGCGGCGAGCCGGTCGTCGGCGGCCGGCTCCGGGGTGAGGTGCCCGGCGAAGCGGTCCAGCAGCCGACGGGTCACCCGGGGTGCGACGACCGACTCGCCGCTGGCCACCACCCGGATCGCGGCCAGCAGTTCGGCGGGTCGCACGTTCTTGAGCAGGAAGCCGCTCG from Solwaraspora sp. WMMD791 includes:
- a CDS encoding carbohydrate ABC transporter permease, which gives rise to MAADRHHRGVSRWIVLALVTAAALVMLVPFVFMLLNAFKAPGDYSTNGPLSWPTEFYTTGLRTYWEQVDYPVKLWNSILISGSVAVLAVLVSLLSAYALGIGRVRGRLWIVGVFLLANMLPQEALVYPLYHFAKEAGLYNTRLAVIIIFTVIQAAFGTYLLASVLGTFPRQLLEAAALDGAGTWRILWRVVLPNIRSTISVLLVFFFIWTWNEFLIPLVMLIDNQTQTVPVALASLQGDRLMDAPTTNAGALLSILPAIIFFIVFQRTLARGVTAGADK
- a CDS encoding response regulator transcription factor is translated as MTIRVFLVDDQELVRAGFAMVLAAQPDMAVVGEAADGAAALAALATTEADVVVMDIRMPVMDGVEATRRLRAQDRADAPKVLALTTFDTDEDAFAALQAGASGFLLKNVRPAELLAAIRVVASGESVVAPRVTRRLLDRFAGHLTPEPAADDRLAALTAREREVLALVAAGLSNTEIASQLYVAEATVKTHLGRILTKLDLRDRVQAVVFAYRIGLVRPGP
- a CDS encoding extracellular solute-binding protein → MRRFHRVATAVMVAALTATGLTACGDDAGDGEANVLKLWHYESENSAMGIAWDRAIEIFEEEHPGVEVRFERKAFEQIQQNAGMIINSDEGPDIMEYNKGNATAGLLSSQGLLADLTEEATARGWDTALSPSLQTTARYDNGVMGSGAWYGVPNYGEYVMVYYNTELFAEHGVSVPTTLAEMTAAMDTFVDAGITPLGMSGAEYPAGQLFYLLALSRADRSFVNDYQLYENPVDFQADPLRYGAQTFAEWVEKGYVSSDSASLKAEDMGTAFIAGDVPMIVSGSWWFGRFKSEISYDWDTFLFPGTTLHPGSSGNIWVVPESSKAKNLAYDFIDITLRPEIQALIGNNGGVPVAGDPATISDEKDRKLIENFNTISAQDGLAFYPDWPVPGYYDVLVSGLQGLINQSRSPEEVLDAIAKPYQDGVAEITRD
- the yicI gene encoding alpha-xylosidase, translating into MKFTDGYWQLRPGVSVLRPGTVESVEVEPDGRALTVFAPIGKITGRGDTLNRPVITVRFFSPAPGVAGVTIGHHSGGLPKQPRFAIADRTDHPVQVTVTGLSARLITGELTVRVALTGPWRVDFLRGDRLVTSSSERSIGVVTDAEGHTYVHERLALGVGETIYGLGERFGAYVKNGQTVDIWNADGGTASEQAYKNVPFYLSGAGYGVFVDHPEHVSFEVGSEVVSQTQFSVPGQSLTYYLFDGPTPKDVLRRYTALTGRPARVPAWSYGLWLSTSFTTSYDEKTVTEFIDGMAERDLPLSVFHFDCFWMRQFHWVDFIWDPATFPDPEGMLRRLHERGLKVCVWINPYIAQRSYLFEEGRQADYLVRNPDGSIWQWDKWQAGMALVDFTNPAAVQWYAGKLKVLLDMGVDCFKTDFGERIPTDVVWHDGSDPQRMHNYYSYLYNKAVFELLEAERGPGEAVLFARSATAGGQQFPVHWGGDCESTFVAMAESLRGGLSLAASGFGYWSHDIGGFEGTPDPAVFKRWIAFGMLSSHSRLHGSGSYRVPWAYDDEAVDVLRRFTRLKLSLIPYLAAAAEEAHRDGVPVMRPMIVEFPDDPATAYLDRQYMLGPDLLVAPVMSADGQVTYYLPAGTWTHLMTGAQVTGPGWITEKHGFDSVPVLARPGAVIPFGTVTDRPDYPWADGVTLRLYAPVPGQRTRVRVPAPDGGPGAEFEVCYQDATATVDLVAGESSGYHCEVVRAAR
- a CDS encoding sugar ABC transporter permease, coding for MAVPETVTAAGRATASPPTQSPPTQSPPADLAPTGRSARRPGGRKAVYWLYLLPGVLLFLLVIGGPLGYTGYLSLTRWSGVGEPRFTGLTNYRNLFTDDVFWTSFQNTVAMIIAMVVLPTLIGLVLAAVLFDTIGRRFRPRTAAALRAAFYLPQVLPVVVAGIIWGWILRPDGALNGLLDAVGLGALGHDWLGDPDSALPVVMAVMIWVQLGYPVVVFMAALERVNPELYEAAEIDGAGWWQRFRSITLAQIRPETFVVGLTCTIAAMKVFGPIYALTRGGPENATNVPSYFAYYTFFKRLEVGYGSAISMVLTLIIVLIAVGFLVAQHRAERRGGL
- a CDS encoding LacI family DNA-binding transcriptional regulator; its protein translation is MATMQDVARLAQVSASTVSYVLTGTRPISPATRDKVLAAMAQLGYQPNAMARGLASRRSRILGLLMPMDERGLGATETAFVTGAAAAAGAAGYHLVLSPIGAGDLDELRRLASQRMLDGALLMEVQLHDPRVDVLREIGVPQVLIGRTADTTGLSYVDIDFDRTVRDAVGYLVGLGHRRIVYVNHSADAVAAGYGPALRTRDAFATAMAEHGLTPLTTFAEDSAAGGRAALATALRLAPDLTAILAMNESAVFGLLGELTARGRTVPGDVSVVSMVTSPQVADLATPALTAMNSPGSALGRIAIETLLRHVDGGSDEVHQQLLPCTLEIRGSSGSPRTRSDTARGDGAGGDPPTPDTEVARRRAGTRRRA
- a CDS encoding FtsX-like permease family protein, giving the protein MSVINTAVPRTQLRGILTRPGRLLLTGLSVLVAAFVVAGGVLAYEIVARTTLDTFSDTPPGASLVVTVNGTLIADEQRAAIAAFPGVSQAVGRDEVQLAVGDPSAGTSILLVTDPGAGPLARTTLLTGRYPTAGGEIAVNQRAVERLGVTPGTTLRLYGGDPTAAPVTATVTGVVDGPDANWERAYTPDTLLATVTTTPVGWGRIDVAAAPGTDVGGLSDEILNYLDRVDPQLYPSAAPGESKRLAEAQDAVARFDQVFALAAMFLAVAVVAALLVASSTFRIVFAQRMGQLALLRLIGAHRRQLVVALTIEGALVGLFAGTVGVLLAVGAGLAAPALAAAAGQQVSLPEVPVGALVAVIVGAVVLTAGAGLVPALAAANVPPLQALRSAGTVTAESGISAGRLLVGLLLAAASGATVALTISRVSAPEAPDSAGTLLGIVGIGAFAFGALVALGPLLIRPVLAVVGWPLRKLRPVGTLAVSTVGGVPRRAAAVSVVVALGVALVGGAAVGAASLRAFTDQTMAARAPADLMVVGRDQPLTPAVVDQLRAMEELRHVTPVELLSFNTDQLSYTAVTIDLDALPRMAALVVDDGTLTNVGPGQAVLAQNLAQDLAADVGDQITLTGDAGQVSVTVTAVLGGRAPLDTDVVLTSGDLALLGGTDPTETGVLADFVGGDHGATVAAVRQLAVANGADVGVLADYRETVESEMSSLFLIALGLLALTVAIAVVGVGTTTALSVLERTQEVGLLRALGLSRPRLRAMILLESGMYGIVGAVLGLALGVPLAWLAIEALQLGTPLVLPAGQLLVIVAALGAITAMAGLAPARRAARVSPVAAIGVPD